A region of Zeugodacus cucurbitae isolate PBARC_wt_2022May chromosome 5, idZeuCucr1.2, whole genome shotgun sequence DNA encodes the following proteins:
- the LOC114803506 gene encoding uncharacterized protein LOC114803506: MASSKIILKVLLSLCVWSFVIIGLFKMHGTNIVSQEYSAVPLSGRILLQKDILRYAETTSTTTDRFDPSEILVDNRTAMDDDQLVRDVESRIPSLPIAYWSKNKNFRQQKSNTCAKYPSIFELEFNNIYWQTMRTSNGTFQLFGAYYDIRKTSRIGPTVRILGMIDRIQPTVKTYCQFWFDGQKEPFIVKTFEYKYIWYNKWGNYKQGIYQPYLIACQIPKPFHGVVPSSVSMVEKECDTATNNLRVIYNRPPDDQKKGFAVCVKGLDFLYDDLSVRLIEWIEMLNILGADKIYFYNLQVHPNITKVLSHYEQEGKVQVIPLTLPGGQPNVPGFQHLYLTKKTNHKRQNEVIPYNDCLYKNLYLYKYIALLDIDEVIMPKGNFVLWKELMEKVVPESMKIKPEGYNSYNFRNVYFLDDQQHEHGWHKDIPKYMHMLQHVHRAKNYTKPNQYVKCFHDPERVLTLHNHFPLACLGGVCKSYPVNTTDAQLQHYRADCVNTLKKSCEEYRENSVEDKTIWKYKDELIRRTFRTLDTLGFFKRPVGGGIGSTTHASER, translated from the exons ATGGCCAGTTCAAAGATTATCTTGAAAGTTTTGCTTTCTCTGTGCGTGTGGTCCTTTGTCATAATCGGTCTCTTCAAAATGCACGGCACCAATATTGTCTCACAGGAGTACAGCGCTGTGCCGTTGAGTGGTCGCATTTTGCTGCAGAAGGACATATTGCGTTACGCGGAGACTACGTCGACCACAACGGATCGTTTTGATCCCTCGGAGATATTGGTAGACAATCGAACAG CCATGGATGATGATCAGCTGGTGCGCGATGTTGAGTCGCGCATACCTTCGCTCCCCATCGCCTACTGGAGCAAGAACAAGAATTTCCGTCAGCAAAAATCCAACACATGCGCCAAATATCCGTCCATCTTCGAGTTGGAATTCAATAATATCTACTGGCAGACGATGCGCACATCTAACGGCACCTTCCAGCTGTTCGGCGCTTACTATGATATACGTAAGACCTCACGTATCGGACCGACGGTACGTATTCTCGGTATGATCGATCGCATACAGCCGACGGTAAAGACATATTGTCAGTTCTGGTTCGATGGCCAGAAGGAACCCTTCATTGTGAAGACATTCGAATACAAATATATCTGGTACAATAAGTGGGGTAACTACAAGCAGGGCATCTATCAGCCCTATCTGATAGCATGTCAAATACCGAAACCCTTCCATGGCGTGGTGCCCAGCTCGGTATCGATGGTGGAGAAGGAATGCGATACAGCAACAAATAACTTGCGCGTCATCTACAATCGGCCGCCAGATGATCAGAAGAAAGGTTTCGCCGTTTGCGTTAAGGGTCTGGACTTTCTGTACGATGATCTCTCGGTGCGTTTGATTGAATGGATCGAGATGTTGAATATTTTGGGCGCCGATAAGATCTACTTCTACAATCTGCAAGTGCATCCGAATATCACAAAAGTGCTTAGCCACTACGAGCAGGAGGGCAAAGTGCAGGTCATACCGCTGACACTGCCGGGTGGACAACCGAATGTGCCCGGCTTCCAGCATCTCTACCTCACGAAGAAGACGAATCACAAGCGTCAGAATGAGGTCATACCCTACAATGATTGTCTCTACAAGAATCTCTACTTGTACAAATACATTGCGCTACTCGACATCGACGAAGTGATCATGCCGAAAGGCAACTTCGTGCTCTGGAAAGAGCTGATGGAGAAAGTGGTGCCCGAATCGATGAAGATCAAACCCGAAGGCTACAACAGTTACAATTTCCGCAATGTCTACTTCCTGGACGACCAACAGCACGAGCACGGCTGGCACAAGGACATACCCAAGTACATGCACATGCTGCAACACGTGCACCGCGCCAAGAACTACACCAAACCCAATCAGTACGTGAAGTGTTTCCACGATCCCGAGCGCGTGCTCACCCTGCACAATCACTTTCCGCTCGCTTGCCTCGGCGGCGTCTGCAAGTCATACCCGGTGAACACCACCGACGCGCAGCTGCAGCATTATCGCGCCGACTGCGTGAATACGCTGAAGAAGAGCTGTGAGGAATACCGCGAGAATTCGGTCGAGGACAAAACGATCTGGAAGTACAAAGACGAGCTCATACGACGCACCTTCCGCACGCTCGATACTTTGGGTTTCTTCAAGCGACCCGTCGGTGGCGGCATTGGTTCGACCACGCACGCGAGTGAACGGTGA